From the Sporocytophaga myxococcoides DSM 11118 genome, one window contains:
- a CDS encoding DUF4240 domain-containing protein — MDISKFWDLIEQSKKNTNEDIYLQLDNLREALQHLDKREIIKAQEIFWDLMDQAYKWDLWAAAYTIQGGCSDDGFIDFRAWLIGRGKEIYYGALENSDSLSQMSQEALKDSEAGEEYNYLFAEAYEELTDEEMPEIIRTPKASPDGKEWDEENINEFRQINPNLFEKFKEDWEIDE, encoded by the coding sequence ATGGATATCAGCAAATTTTGGGATTTAATTGAGCAATCGAAAAAAAATACAAACGAAGATATCTATTTACAATTAGACAATCTTCGAGAGGCTTTGCAGCATCTGGATAAAAGAGAAATAATAAAAGCTCAGGAGATTTTTTGGGATCTAATGGATCAGGCTTACAAATGGGACTTATGGGCTGCCGCTTATACAATTCAAGGTGGATGTTCAGATGATGGATTTATAGATTTCAGAGCTTGGCTGATTGGCAGAGGGAAGGAAATTTATTATGGTGCTCTTGAAAATTCTGATTCGCTTTCTCAGATGTCGCAAGAGGCGCTTAAAGATAGCGAAGCTGGAGAAGAGTACAATTACCTTTTTGCAGAAGCATATGAAGAACTTACAGATGAGGAGATGCCTGAAATCATCCGGACGCCTAAAGCCAGCCCAGATGGCAAGGAATGGGATGAAGAAAATATAAATGAATTTAGACAGATTAATCCTAATCTGTTTGAAAAATTTAAAGAGGATTGGGAAATAGATGAATAA